GTTCATCAGAGGGTGCATTGCAAGTCAAGGGTGAGAAAAGCAAGCACAGAAGTTCTTCATAGCTTCAGGTAGCCTTCCATCCTGTTTATTCTTTGAGCAGCAGCATCTTTACCTTTCTTCCCCACATGGCGAGCGCTATGCGGCCGCCGTCGAGCTCTCCTGCAGGGATGCTGTTAATGGCGTTGATCAGGAGACCAGCCCAAGCCCACAAAACCAGTGGGTTGATTGATAGCTGTGTTCCTTCTTTTAGAACATCTCCAAGAATAAGCTTTGCTATAGTACCAAGAAAAGACATATCAAATTAAACACTGTTTGCATAGTTCAAAAGGTTTTTATGCAGTTCAGAACTCAGTACATACAGAACGAGGATGATGTGTAGTTTCAGTATCCTTACCAAGACCACCAAGAAGAAATGATTGATGAAATACGGCGGGATCTACGATGATACCAAGACCGTCACTTGGAGGTAACGTGAAGCCCAGCAGAAGAAGACCAAATCCGAGCGAAAACCCCGCAACCGGTCCAGCAGCTGCTACCTTGAGCAGGTCCCCGCGATTGCGTACAATATTGACTATTCTGGTGATGCCACCAAAAGATCCTATCTACAGAAAACACAAAAATGAGATACTCATAGTCAAGTAGATAAGCCTGGAATGGTGCAAAAATGAATGTTACTGCCAAAGCTATGATCTATCTCCCAATATTCCTATATTTCTAGAAGGCCGCTAAGAACACATTTCAGATCAAACATTGCTTTTGCATTACAAATAGGAAATACAAACAGAAGAAAGTTAAACAAAGTTCTTCTAATTTTGTCTCATAATCTGGGATAGCATGTTATATAATTAAAGGAAACAAGTAAGCAAGGAAATCATccaagattttttttcctttttatagaGAATGGCAATTTTTTAAGCTAGGCACAATTTCTAACAATTAAAAATATACACTCCTTAGGTGAAATTGTAGGCTTGCAACTTACCTGCCAGCTAGGAACAAAATATGGTACTGAAAGCTTGACCCCAGCATCCTTAGCAGCGAGGATGTGTCCAATTTCATGAACCCCTACTATGAGTCCCGTTACCAGGGCACCGGGAAGTCCATCTTTCAATAGCTCAAGGTTATCAAATGTTGATCTGGAGAAGAATATCTCGTTAGAAGAAGTAGCAGGCTATTATTGTCTGGCTTATGATATGAGGAAATACACAGCTCTGTTTTCCGAAGTAAAGGAATCAGTAGAAATTATTGCATGAATCGAGATGCATAACTAAAGTAATTGGCAAAACAAATTTCACGTGCACTTGGAATGCTAAAGTATGAGGAAGACAGAAGTTTTGCATCATATTGCCAAGTGCCTAGATAACATCATTTGGCCCCAGATGAGACTTCAAAGTTGTTTTAACACAAAGGTATAAGCACACACTGCCATTCGAAGATGACATCAAGCTAGAGAAACTGTAAATgaattactccctccgatccatattacttgtcgcagctttagtacaactttgtagtaCCTTAAAATTCTTATAGTACAAAGAAATCAACAATTATCAGAACAGAAGACAAAGCAAAATGGTGAATAAATGGAAGAGAAACCTCATACAGCAAGTTGTCCTGAAGGACAGGTACGTTCCGAAGCAACAGAGTGAAGATGGTAACTACTCCGAACGCACCAGCAGCAGCCCACTCTGGGACAGCTGAAAATTTAATTTACCGACAGTTGGATCAGCAAGTTTTAAAACTAAACGCAGACATAGTAATGCAAAATTTTGGGTGCCTGACATAAGAAAGATATTTGACCAATTCCTTTAGCGTCGACTATGAGGAAAGAATTATTACATCCAGTGGCAGGCTCCACTGTCTGCTTAGGTACAACTACTGCAACTGGCTTCTCATCCTCTGGATTGATGAGAAGAAAAACCTTAAATTCATCGCCAAATTTGTTCTGTGGATAACCGGGAGCAGCACACAGATCAGAACATTCACATATTTGTACACACATATATCTGTGAAAGGATCTACTTTTTGAGTATCTTGTTACCTCTAGTCGAGTTGtgatcttttcaaaacttttggctGGCACACCACGCAAGTTCCCTTTAAATAGTATTCCACCCTAATGTACAAAAGTGAAGGCAACAATAACAATCTGTCATTTTGAGCATTTGATGCCTTTTTACATGCTGTCATTTGAAATGAGAatatgaatcatatagtacatgatCAGTTTAACAGAATATTTGGTTGATTGTGGATGCTACTTTAGAAACACAATTAGTAAACAAAAAATTGCAACTTGCTAGTGAGGTTGATATTTCACTGGAATTACTAATAAAATCTGCTGTATGAACATGAAGATAAACCATGGCATCTGAGACGCTCACCTCGTAAGGCTCGTGGCTGGTCACGAAGAACGTGTCAAAACTGAAAACTTGATCCTTTAGAATGTCTACTGTAGCCTTGGGGATACTCACAGCTTCTTCAAGTTGTTGCTGCATATCATTGAGTTTTAGGAGGTAAACAAGAAGGCTCACTACCTCATCGGGTTTCAGATTTCAGAAACATCGAACAGTCAAAAAATTTAAAAAGAATTCTCTATTAATAACCACCCTACCATAGAGATTATGTGGAACAAGCAGCATATCTCTTTGATTTCTGAAGTTTCACTCAACTTCTGAACATGCAAACCAAGAAAACTGAAACGGAAACAGCGGTTACCTTCATTCCAGGCAAAGGAGAGCCACTAGCAACATTAACATCAACCTCCAGCAGCTGCTCCTGTTTTTGAACAGAATATCCGACATGTCATGACTACATTCTCAATGTCTTTTATGGCCTATACTAGATCACTACAAGCGTACCTGCGCAGCGCTGTCAGCGGCTGCAGTAGCATCTCCGTCGATGCTCTGAACCGTGTCGCTAGCGCTTACCGGCTCTGCATTCGGGGATTCATCTTTCGTCTGTTTTTTAACAGAATATCAGACATGCTACAATGATGGCGCTCTCAATGCCTTTCTGGAATAAACTAGATCACTACGAGCATACCTGCGCAGCGCTGTCAGCGGCTGCATTGACATACCGGTCGATGTTCTGAAGTGATTTGACAGCGGCGCTTACTGGCTCTGCATTGGGGGATTCATCTTTCGTCTGTTTTTTAACAGAATATCAGACATGCTACTATGATGGCGTTCCCAATGCCTTTCTGGCATGAACTAGATCCCTACGAGCGTACCTGCGCGGCGCTGTCAGCGGCTGCTTTAGCATACCGGTCGATGTTCTGAAGCGATGTGAGAGCGGAGTTTAGCGGCTCTGCATTCGGGGATTCATCTTTCGTCTGGTGAGGCATGGGAAAGCTAGATAATTATAGTTCAGTTACTTGCATGTCCATCCATCTAGCTAGGATTCTAGGTCTAACAGACATAAAAATTCACACACTGCAAGATGCTCTGGCATCTGGTAAGTAAGGCACAGTGCATTTCAGAGTTGAGACTGAATTTGAGAAACCGTAAAAGCAAGGACGATTACATTATCTGTCTCTGCAGCTGCATCTGCTTGGACAACACTGTCGGCTGGAGGCGATGGAGCATCATCCACAGCCTCGTCGCCATTGCTGGCGGCTGGCCCAGGCTCGTCGGCCGCACGGCATGCCACCCTCCGGCTCCTCGACCTTGGATTAGCGCCATGAAATCGTGCAACGGATGTGATGAGAAATCCAGGAAACGGCATGGAGCTTCACGTCCCTGACAGTCAGAAACCAAGAAACGCCGCTCACCTGCTGCGAGGGCCGGCCGGAAGCGGGAGGGACGAGGAGCTGAGCGTGAGCGCGAGGCGAGCGCCTCTGCTCCTGGTCGGCGCGGAGGTGGACGCGAGGAGCGGGCGGTGGCAGCAGCACCCGTACGGCGACGCGGCCCGCGACGTCGGCGGGCGAGGAGAAGAAGAGCTCATGGCCGTGGAGTCGTGAGCGGGGAGGGGGAGGACGCGCGCGCCTTATCTCTTTCTCTCCTCTTGGAAACGGATGGAGAAGAAAAGTTAGGAGATCTTTTCTGCGGCTGCGATCTGGCATCAGCACGAATCTCAAAGCTACAATCTTCCAGTGATTTTGTACATGCATTTGCATTGCACGTATCACCCGATGATGCATTCAAAAAGGATCTAAGTTCAGTTTTCCATAACAAAATATCTCTCATGATAATTAGAGATCAAATACTAATACGCACGATTGGTTTTAAAAAACCAAATAATTATGCGATTGCCTAGAATTAGACAGACCGCCAACAATTTTGCTGGAAAATAACGTACCTCTCGTTCTCATCCACAAGGGGGTGCTGAGAAGGCGGAAGAAGCCTTCTGTAAGCACACAGTCTCAATGTGGCTTAGTAGCTAAATATGTTAGGGTGAGCAactactagtagaaaacggagctttaaaaccggttcgtaagggtcttTAGTATCGGTTCGGCACGAACCAGCGCTAaaatgccaccacgtggcgtgagctcgcgccctggtaataaaggtttttttttttattttggaaaaaaattgattttttttatttttattttttctgaacTATTGATGATTTAGTTTCTAATCACCTCTttcaactgctcaagtgtggatcactcattccaaatcgcctaacttcttggccggtcacccatcctctcactcccccagcctgagcacgcttaacttcggagttctattcccctacattccaagtctgcacttgttgttttccttacaaatgtaagctgtcaatcctattaactctcagcagtttagcttgagcattaggtcacacatttcaccgtttgagtttgaaactattattctaaaaaacggtaattatttagtaacactaatatttcttgaataagtttgaccacaattttatcatagtttgaccaaatttgaccaaaattcaaaaaattaaaataattatttagtaacaataatattcttgaataattatgtagtaacattaatacttcttgaataagtagtttgaccagatttaaccaaatttttttttaaaaactaaaatttaaccatatcttttttccttttggaatctgaggattctaaaaaattgcaaacaggtcgtaggcggtctccatcggatgcggattttcgtgctgaattttttgatatattatacgtttttttccgacatcgtatacaaaaattatagccgttttacattttccctacactttttgcaaaacatgtccaaatttaagttttcaaattttcccaactagtagatgtagtaatataactacctcttgaaggattttattttttgaagtttttatcattttcttttgattttttctaaactgaaatggcgatacatagGGGGGTAGAGttcgaaaattgccctatagtcccggtttgtgtctccaaccgggactaaaggggatagtcccggttcgtggcacaaactggtagccctttagtaccggtttgtgccacgaaccggtactaaaggtgatcgtggggccccggcctgacgtcagcctgccaccacccctttagtaccggttcgtgacacgaaccggtactaaatgttcaacacgaaccgacattaatgcatagccgttcgaaccgggactaatatgtCTCACCTTAGGTCATTTTTCTACTGATGAACCAAACAAACCACCATAAGATTGTTGTGCATAAAACTGTTCTTAAAACAGACCTCACTTGTGAGGACCAGGGGTCTGATGGCAAATGGGGAGGGAGGAGTTGAGTGTGAGCATGAAGCGACACGCACATCCTTAATATCACGATAACCGGCGTGAGATGAAGAGCGATGTCCGTGACAATTGTATGACAAGGATGTGTCCCCCAACATCGGTAGAGGAAGAAGTCATGGTGGCGTAATGGCAAAGGCACACACCTTATTTCTCATTTTTAAAGGTCTCCTCAAGGCATCAAAGGGCGGACAAACGTCTCAGGCACGGATTACAGGACCAGAGCTCACCATGCTTTTTGTGTGATCAAGAGGAGGATACGGTGGATCACACTACTACAATGTGCGTTCGCAAGGCAACTTTGGTTCCAATGTTTCTTAAGGGTTGGGATCAATCTGGCTCTGCTGCCTCCGGTGCAAGAGAGGGTTGTGGAGTGGTGGGCTTCGGCGCGGAAGCAAGTTCCTAAGGCACAACGAAAGGTTTTTTACTCCCTCACCGTGCTCATTTGTTGGTGCCTCTAAAAGCAGTGAAACGAAATGGAAGTACCATAGATTTcatttttccggagctccacctttGGCTAAGGCGGGAGCAAGTGAATTCCAACAATTAGGTGAGTTGCTTATGCGTGTTTGGAGTGATGGAGGTGTGGCGTACCGTGTTGTCGTGCCTAACACACTTGTAGTCTCTTGTACATAACTTCTGTCGTCTATAAAACTAAAATGGGGTTCTTTCAAAAAAAGGTATCCCATGTCTCCTCCCCACGCTAACTTAACTGGAATTgtaaacctcttcttcttccccgctAACCTACATGGGAAACAAATGAAGTTGCAAATGATAATGCGAGGAACTCGTTTAGCGATAGATCTTCTAGTTATTGGGACTCTACGTTTCCTGATCTTATTTCTCATGCCATTGTAAATGACCTTGCGATTATTTGAGAAATAAAGTTTTGATGTTTCAAAAAAAACTATATGAAATTTGATCTTTGTACCAAAAATGGAAACTTGTTAAAAAATATACTTTCTTCGATCCATATTACTTATTTAGATTTGTTTAAGATGTCGAAAAGAATACATTGCAAATGCTAGATGTTTAACCATCTTGATCATCGGTTTTTGATCCACGCCCCCAAAATGCTAAGTTAGGCATCTCAATGTTGCCCCTCAAATCCCCTCGCGTCTAGACCAGCTTGTTCGGACGCATCTGGACATCCCCATATGAGAAGTGCCgatgagagcatctccagccgttggccccccagggggcgcctaaaatcgccccctgtgggtgagccggcgcaaaaattcGGCCTGGGgccgagttggtccccagccgccggtCCCAGGgccgtccttaggcgcgttcaaaaAAATTTAAATATATAGCAAAGTTCAAAGTTCGACGAAGTTCGGCATATATTATATTTAAAAAGCGGGTTTTTATTACATATATAATTAAAAAAAGAACTGGCTAAAAGCggagtagtcgccgtcgtcgccgccgccgtcgtccggcTTCTCCTCCTTAACGCGGCCGTCCCTGGTGGACCCCTGACCGGCGTCGCCTAtgcgggctggtggcggcggcgtcgtcgctgTCCTCGATGACGACGATTCCTCCCTCGTCGCGACCCCGGCGGCGCTGCGCGAATCGCCGCAGGGCGGCGCACTGGTTCAGGGAGTCCGCGCGTgcccattctagggccgcgtcgtcgtcgagctcgacgtcggcgccgtgctccgtcttcaccGCGGGGAGGCCCGGCTTTGTCTTCACCGGCGCCAGGCCCGACTCCGTCTTggacttgacgaagcgcggaggagccgatgAGGGGGCGCGCCAGCCGCCCTCATTGATGACGATGCTGGCGTTgcaagtgcgccggccgagcggcgtctccgccgctcactcggccttgacgccgagcagcgccggaCGAGTGTGAGgaagagcgggaggaggaggaagaagaggaggctcCGAACCTCCTGGGCAACCATTGCCCGTCGCGTCGGCGGTGAGCCGTGGCCGTGGCGGCCGCCCTTGCCAGGGGGtatgccaacggcgggtcgttgccgccctcgaggtacgtcagaACGCTctcgagggtgcggccggggacACCCCACcataggtggcgcccctcgctgttcttcggTCCGCCCACCAtcggcgcgccgttggtggacgccatccTCTGCTGCTGccggtgatggggttatgtacctagggtagggtcatggacctgatccaagtaccttacccaaggacacccttagaagaagtcaccttccagtcgaccaacgagggacacactcgactgacttgaaggactcgaccacgaagactcactcgaccaccggaaagtcaagaggcactctgcactgcaactgcctgtaatcaagtagactttatgatagtaaaggcactttatgtggggcgttaccagtaacaccccagacttaactcaccttaaaccctctcctacgtgggctggctggggtcctggcacactctatataagccacccccctccacaggcagaagggttcggcaccttgtaattcatacactcataatccactcgaccgcctccgggctccgagacgtagggctgttacttcctccgagaagggcctgaactcgtacatcctttgtgtttacaacctctccatagctaggaccttgcctctccatacctaccccccactctactgtcaggcttagaaccacgacagttggcgcccaccgtggggcaggtgttttagcgattttgtggggaagttgcgattcttccgagtactttcatcatggtgtctgctggagttttggtcgagggtcaagagatccgtctcggcactctcaccttcatcgccgacgactccgcatggctccaagaggctccactcgacgtagatgcgctccccgtccgcggtgcgacgcattttcgcgcatgtgtccgcggcgttctgctgcggcaaccgtcgacccagtatcggtcggcccctccatcgtccaccctcccggtatcccgccagcgcaagcgctcgggccggtcgaggcttcagcgatgggtgaggcacgcggtggctcgccaatcggccaccacccaagttgcggcaatcgagcccgacgaacctctctacggcttgttcgatctgtcgactggcttcgtagagactgcatccgagtgcggtaccagtgatccagcggcggaaatcttgatggtcgacgggccccacagtccccctggcttcgcccgtggtggtggaacaggtgacggcggcgaccccacacgaggctacgaagagtaccagcccgagccactcgactctctgcaaagagaggaacttcgccgcaggaacgaggatcccctgcgcactcccatcgcaggagaaacccccgaggctcgtgccttggaggaggcgcgtctggccaatttggccgagcgcactcgactggagaaccttcagcgagctctcgacgagcgcgcgcggcaacgagttcccgacaacagtcgacgtcaactcttcccgccgactcaggtatatcaaaccccaattcagaatttagcagctgcgacccgtatagcagagtccatccagccttcgcagtcggaagctggcagaggtttgctgcagatcagggatctgctccgggcagcaggagatcagaattcagccatgtctcagtcgcgcaacagaattcacagtcgatccgtcactgtgaatacggttcagtcggctcatagccccagatcgcctccgcggcgtgaagggcgcgagagtcgccgagatcaatatggcgacagactcgaccgagatgataggcgtcgagtgccctattcccctccgaggggtgggtcttacgctcctcggcagccagatgataggcgtcagtacagtacagggcgtagggttccagtcgaccccagggaaccaggcttcgacgcgcgatccattatcgtgcaagggttggttgaccggaacagagcccatcgaggtggactcgacagagatgtacccacaagcagtcgagtgcatgtttctggtcctgaatgtttcagcagagctatcagaaccgcagttatccctcccaatttcaggttggcaacaggagtcagcaagttcactggtgagtctaagcctgaaacttggcttgaagactaccgagtggcagttcagattggtggtgggaacgacgaggtggccatgaagcatttgcccctcatgttggaaggttctgccagggcatggttgactcagttacctcctagcagcatttacacttgggaagatctgtcccgagtgttcgtcaggacgtttgaaggaacttgcaagcgaccagctggattgacagagttgcaagtctgcgtgcagaaaactaatgagactctcagagagtatattc
The Triticum dicoccoides isolate Atlit2015 ecotype Zavitan chromosome 3A, WEW_v2.0, whole genome shotgun sequence genome window above contains:
- the LOC119266862 gene encoding probable zinc metalloprotease EGY2, chloroplastic isoform X3, translated to MSSSSPRPPTSRAASPYGCCCHRPLLASTSAPTRSRGARLALTLSSSSLPLPAGPRSRSRSRRVACRAADEPGPAASNGDEAVDDAPSPPADSVVQADAAAETDNTKDESPNAEPLNSALTSLQNIDRYAKAAADSAAQTKDESPNAEPVSASDTVQSIDGDATAAADSAAQKQEQLLEVDVNVASGSPLPGMKQQLEEAVSIPKATVDILKDQVFSFDTFFVTSHEPYEGGILFKGNLRGVPAKSFEKITTRLENKFGDEFKVFLLINPEDEKPVAVVVPKQTVEPATGSVPEWAAAGAFGVVTIFTLLLRNVPVLQDNLLSTFDNLELLKDGLPGALVTGLIVGVHEIGHILAAKDAGVKLSVPYFVPSWQIGSFGGITRIVNIVRNRGDLLKVAAAGPVAGFSLGFGLLLLGFTLPPSDGLGIIVDPAVFHQSFLLGGLAKLILGDVLKEGTQLSINPLVLWAWAGLLINAINSIPAGELDGGRIALAMWGRKVSSRLGSVTIALLGLSSLFSDVAFYWAVLIFFLQRGPIAPLSEEITEPENIYIGLGVAILFLGLLVCLPYPFLFDPSQVTDFDF
- the LOC119266862 gene encoding probable zinc metalloprotease EGY2, chloroplastic isoform X5: MSSSSPRPPTSRAASPYGCCCHRPLLASTSAPTRSRGARLALTLSSSSLPLPAGPRSRSRSRRVACRAADEPGPAASNGDEAVDDAPSPPADSVVQADAAAETDNTKDESPNAEPLNSALTSLQNIDRYAKAAADSAAQTKDESPNAEPVSASDTVQSIDGDATAAADSAAQEQLLEVDVNVASGSPLPGMKQQLEEAVSIPKATVDILKDQVFSFDTFFVTSHEPYEGGILFKGNLRGVPAKSFEKITTRLENKFGDEFKVFLLINPEDEKPVAVVVPKQTVEPATGSVPEWAAAGAFGVVTIFTLLLRNVPVLQDNLLSTFDNLELLKDGLPGALVTGLIVGVHEIGHILAAKDAGVKLSVPYFVPSWQIGSFGGITRIVNIVRNRGDLLKVAAAGPVAGFSLGFGLLLLGFTLPPSDGLGIIVDPAVFHQSFLLGGLAKLILGDVLKEGTQLSINPLVLWAWAGLLINAINSIPAGELDGGRIALAMWGRKVSSRLGSVTIALLGLSSLFSDVAFYWAVLIFFLQRGPIAPLSEEITEPENIYIGLGVAILFLGLLVCLPYPFLFDPSQVTDFDF
- the LOC119266862 gene encoding probable zinc metalloprotease EGY2, chloroplastic isoform X4 — protein: MSSSSPRPPTSRAASPYGCCCHRPLLASTSAPTRSRGARLALTLSSSSLPLPAGPRSRSRSRRVACRAADEPGPAASNGDEAVDDAPSPPADSVVQADAAAETDNTKDESPNAEPLNSALTSLQNIDRYAKAAADSAAQTKDESPNAEPVSAAVKSLQNIDRYVNAAADSAAQEQLLEVDVNVASGSPLPGMKQQLEEAVSIPKATVDILKDQVFSFDTFFVTSHEPYEGGILFKGNLRGVPAKSFEKITTRLENKFGDEFKVFLLINPEDEKPVAVVVPKQTVEPATGSVPEWAAAGAFGVVTIFTLLLRNVPVLQDNLLSTFDNLELLKDGLPGALVTGLIVGVHEIGHILAAKDAGVKLSVPYFVPSWQIGSFGGITRIVNIVRNRGDLLKVAAAGPVAGFSLGFGLLLLGFTLPPSDGLGIIVDPAVFHQSFLLGGLAKLILGDVLKEGTQLSINPLVLWAWAGLLINAINSIPAGELDGGRIALAMWGRKVSSRLGSVTIALLGLSSLFSDVAFYWAVLIFFLQRGPIAPLSEEITEPENIYIGLGVAILFLGLLVCLPYPFLFDPSQVTDFDF
- the LOC119266862 gene encoding probable zinc metalloprotease EGY2, chloroplastic isoform X2 yields the protein MSSSSPRPPTSRAASPYGCCCHRPLLASTSAPTRSRGARLALTLSSSSLPLPAGPRSRSRSRRVACRAADEPGPAASNGDEAVDDAPSPPADSVVQADAAAETDNTKDESPNAEPLNSALTSLQNIDRYAKAAADSAAQTKDESPNAEPVSAAVKSLQNIDRYVNAAADSAAQTKDESPNAEPVSASDTVQSIDGDATAAADSAAQEQLLEVDVNVASGSPLPGMKQQLEEAVSIPKATVDILKDQVFSFDTFFVTSHEPYEGGILFKGNLRGVPAKSFEKITTRLENKFGDEFKVFLLINPEDEKPVAVVVPKQTVEPATGSVPEWAAAGAFGVVTIFTLLLRNVPVLQDNLLSTFDNLELLKDGLPGALVTGLIVGVHEIGHILAAKDAGVKLSVPYFVPSWQIGSFGGITRIVNIVRNRGDLLKVAAAGPVAGFSLGFGLLLLGFTLPPSDGLGIIVDPAVFHQSFLLGGLAKLILGDVLKEGTQLSINPLVLWAWAGLLINAINSIPAGELDGGRIALAMWGRKVSSRLGSVTIALLGLSSLFSDVAFYWAVLIFFLQRGPIAPLSEEITEPENIYIGLGVAILFLGLLVCLPYPFLFDPSQVTDFDF
- the LOC119266862 gene encoding probable zinc metalloprotease EGY2, chloroplastic isoform X1: MSSSSPRPPTSRAASPYGCCCHRPLLASTSAPTRSRGARLALTLSSSSLPLPAGPRSRSRSRRVACRAADEPGPAASNGDEAVDDAPSPPADSVVQADAAAETDNTKDESPNAEPLNSALTSLQNIDRYAKAAADSAAQTKDESPNAEPVSAAVKSLQNIDRYVNAAADSAAQTKDESPNAEPVSASDTVQSIDGDATAAADSAAQKQEQLLEVDVNVASGSPLPGMKQQLEEAVSIPKATVDILKDQVFSFDTFFVTSHEPYEGGILFKGNLRGVPAKSFEKITTRLENKFGDEFKVFLLINPEDEKPVAVVVPKQTVEPATGSVPEWAAAGAFGVVTIFTLLLRNVPVLQDNLLSTFDNLELLKDGLPGALVTGLIVGVHEIGHILAAKDAGVKLSVPYFVPSWQIGSFGGITRIVNIVRNRGDLLKVAAAGPVAGFSLGFGLLLLGFTLPPSDGLGIIVDPAVFHQSFLLGGLAKLILGDVLKEGTQLSINPLVLWAWAGLLINAINSIPAGELDGGRIALAMWGRKVSSRLGSVTIALLGLSSLFSDVAFYWAVLIFFLQRGPIAPLSEEITEPENIYIGLGVAILFLGLLVCLPYPFLFDPSQVTDFDF